A single window of Alphaproteobacteria bacterium DNA harbors:
- a CDS encoding type II toxin-antitoxin system death-on-curing family toxin encodes MAEPVWILPEIVIAIHHRQIAEHGGADGIRDAALLESALHKPKQCYAYENPKPDLAKLAASYAYGIALNHPFIDGNKRVAFVTCRLFLKLNGADITASPKQKFQTFIKLAAGELSEAGLTNWISQHIS; translated from the coding sequence ATGGCAGAGCCTGTTTGGATATTACCAGAGATTGTGATTGCCATTCATCATCGCCAGATTGCAGAACATGGCGGTGCAGACGGAATAAGGGATGCAGCCTTGCTTGAATCTGCTCTACACAAGCCAAAGCAATGCTACGCCTATGAAAACCCCAAACCGGATCTGGCTAAGCTTGCAGCCTCCTATGCCTACGGCATCGCACTCAACCATCCATTCATTGACGGTAATAAACGCGTCGCGTTTGTTACATGCAGGCTTTTTCTGAAACTGAATGGCGCCGATATTACTGCTTCGCCGAAACAAAAGTTTCAGACATTCATAAAACTAGCCGCCGGCGAATTGTCAGAAGCAGGTCTAACAAACTGGATTAGCCAGCACATTTCTTGA